The genomic segment TATGTATTAATTGTCTGTTGTggataacaattttattttccgTGATATCATGTTTAACAAGATGTCTGTTATAGACCTGAatgtgaaaatatattttatcagcTTGAATGTGATTAGAGCCATGTTGAGTATTTTCTGGGAATCAGCTTGAGCCTGTGGGTTAAGCGGGTATTTGTTATGTTGTGGATTATAATATAGTTGGCGTGCTCTTTTTATTACAGGCATACTTTCATCCTCTCAAATGtggaaaaacaacaaatttggAGCACAGTTGAAAGTCTCCTGAGAGATAATCAAGTAGAGGCAAGTTCCTGGCTGAATCTTCAATTTAAAGAGTACTATAGATTTTTAGGTGCAAATGTAGATTAGCTGTTGAAGAATAATCATCtactttattaatatttaataactaTCGACCTGACTGACTCTTATTTGTGATAAGAACTTGGACtcccaaaataaaatacaagtacTGAAATACTAGGTCACCAGGTGCGTTCGGATAGTCCTTTATGCAAAGGTTTCTTTCATTGTGGGAGTTAGTGAGGGAATGAATTCCTTGGACAACAGGACTAGTCACTATTTTTGCTTTCAACataaaaagctaaattcttGGTCAGGTAAGGGAGCATGCTGCAGCAGTTCTAGCAGGTTTGGTGAAGGGTGGGAATGAAGATCTTGCAAGAGACTTCCGTGAAAGAGCTTACTTGGAGGCAAAAACGATCATCCAAATGAAGAGAAAGCAGAGGTCATATCACTATCTAATGTTCTATAAGTTAGATTTATCTTTCACTGAGGATACAATTGTCATGCACACATTCATGCACTTGCTTTTGGGGTCTGCATGTCAAACTTGCAAGGCTGGTGTTTTGCGTTgaaatttctttgaaaattcGTTTCTTATTGAAGTCAAAATACTATACATGTTATTCGCCATCATCATGATTATTGTGAGTGGATCACTGCTGATATACCTTGTTTTCACATCCCCTCTGCTTTGAGTACACAAGCAACAAGTCCTGTTACGGATAATCTTGTAATTTTAACCTAAAGATTGTTCGCATGATTGCAGGAATCTAAAAAATCACCAATCTGTAGCATCTATTCATGGTGCAGTACTTGCTTTGGTGGCTTCTGTATTGTCAGTTCCATATGATATGCCCAGGTGTGTTCATGTTAATACAAGGAACTGATTGTATCATGTGTTTCCAGAATGATCCTATAATATTTTGGTTTTCGTATGAAATGGTGATGGTGTGCCACTAATGGAAAGTTCATAATCATGTCAGATCCTCTGTGTAGTTGAGTTGTCAAGTGATCTTTTTATTGTCATCCAACTAGCCAATCTGTATAATCAAAATAGTGATTTGGAGTAACAATAAGCCCAGTAGAGTTAAGGTATCCTAAAACACACCCTTGCTTAAGAAGATGGTCGAAGGGTTGTTTTCTgtggttctttttttatttgtaataacaCCATCATGGATTATGTCAATCACGACAGCAGAAATGGGCTGATATGCTGGGGGTTTAGTGGAAGGAGACTTCGAATAGAAGTACCTGTATTGCTCAAGACTAGCTGAAgatctctctccccctctctctgtttttttttctttcctggcATCTGTTATTAAACGAAGATTCTTTGAGGGtgactaaaatatttttgaaacaagtGAATGGCTTCGCGGTAACTATCCTATTTTCAGCTCTTGTAAACCACACCAGAAAGCCTTTTTGTGACTCTAACTTAGGGGATAGGATTGAAGAGATCTGATTGTTGATATTTCattgaataatttatgaatacatataaatataatcCCATTGGCCCCTGTATTTTACCTGGTAATTTGTATCCTTTCAGTTGGTTGCCTGAGCATGTTACTTTGCTGGCTCGTTTTGGAGGAGAGCCATCACCTGTGAAATCTGCAGTTACAAAAGCAATCGCTGAGTTCCGGCGGACTCATGCGGATACATGGAATGTCCAGAAAGATTCATTTACTGAAGAGCAACTCGAGGTAGCTTTGTAAAAGTTTATCTTCTTAGATGCCTTAGGTTGTATTGGAGAATTTTAGTTACCTTGATTTTTAAACCTCTACTTATTTGATACTTGCAGGTTCTGGCTGATACGTCGTCTTCGTCGTCATATTTTGCTTGATATACATTGGGTTTCTAGTAAGAGAAGATACCATACTACTAATGATTGAAAAGGTTGTTACATCAATGATTGGAAGAACAGCAAGAAATTATGTAATTCTAGGGTGTGATTAATATGATAAGTCTTCATTTACATTATTCATATTTTCATTGCATAAGATATATGTTATTGCCAATAAATGAAAGGTGTCAGCCTATTTTGTGTTGTAATGCTCTTAAATAATTGGGTTNNNNNNNNNNNNNNNNNNNNNNNNNNNNNNNNNNNNNNNNNNNNNNNNNNNNNNNNNNNNNNNNNNNNNNNNNNNNNNNNNNNNNNNNNNNNNNNNNNNNNNNNNNNNNNNNNNNNNNNNNNNNNNNNNNNNNNNNNNNNNNNNNNNNNNNNNNNNNNNNNNNNNNNNNNNNNNNNNNNNNNNNNNNNNNNNNNNNNNNNGCTCAAATACTCACACTTTATAATGTAGATACTGATCTACTGTGAGAGGCTTAGGACCACCGAACCAATTGATCAAAAATATATCCTCGATGTCTAATTTGAAGAACTGGAAGTTGTGACCCTTAGGCCAACCTGTAAACCATCCAAAAGCAAAATATGCAAGCCTGCTAAGTGGGCGAAAGACAATAAGATAAACAGGTGCCAAAACAAAGCtctatttgtttaatattttcagaaTTGCAAAATATGGAAATGGTAAAAGGCTGTTGCTAATATGTGAGCATTACCCCTCATCTCTGGATGCTTCGCAAACAGGGCGCTTTTAGCTAGTTCTGCTTCCTTAGAATTTTCTTTTAGTACCTTCAACTAACATATTATGCAAGGCAATACTTCCAGTTAGTTTAACTTTCCAGAAAACTCGTATTCAACAAgctaccaattaaaaaaaaaatcagaaaagcagcagcagcaagatGTTATCTCTTCTCGCTTCAGAACTCAATAACGCTGCACCTTGTAACTTGATGGTGGAAAAGTTTTCAAATTAAGGAAATCAAGAGAAACTAGGGAGTAATAAGAaccttaaaatacaaaataaatgattaaatgTTTAGCATCCATCCATGTGTGAGTTTAAAATGACAATTTAGTTTACCTATCTGATGCAGGTAGAAGTGAGAACAGAACAGGAATTATTTTTTAGGAGGTTTATTTCTGTGCTGTGTTTTTTTGCTCTTTGGTGATGACACCAAGTTTGGTATAAGACTGAGCTTTTGTGTTAGGAACTTATAACAAGCTATGAAAAGGAAAGGGTTTTTGAACTAGAAATCAAGGGAAGAACTCTGGCTGGATTTGGCAAGACACTTGGGTGGCGTATCACAGCAGCCATAGCTGCTGCATCAACAGCAACCCAGTGATGGTCGTGTGCAAGACAACACAACCATTGCAGGAAGAAGGAAATCAGGAAGGAAACTTTTATGTAAATCAGATTTTGATGCTGAAAGTGATCGGTAAAATGGGTTAAATTCAATCTTCAATCTTGTTCATGAGGATTGCAAAGATGAACAAGCCAACATTGATAGTTTCATTGGTTGGCAAAGTTTGACCCTTATTCTGAAGTAGAAGATATAACAGAAGCAAATTTTTCATGACCTAGTCAAGAAGAGAATAGTGGACGCTTATAGAGAGATCATCACAAGCCTAATAGTGCCATTTTGGAGTTAGATGGTGCAATGACAGCATATTTAAATTCCATTTTAGCGCTCAATAATGTTTCAAAGCATTATATTTCTACCAAAATAAGTTTTTCAGTCGCAATCGTTTTTTCTTTCCGGAATGATAGTTGCTTGGGTCATGTTTAAGACTCTTTGGCTGGTATTATATTGGATTGAGAAAGGTGTTTCACATGAGACaatgaagaatcaaaattgaCAATAGAAGAATGGTACTGTTCATGAAATACCTTGAGAGCTTCAACAATGAAACACTCAAATTCTCTTATAGTGCCAatgtattttaagttttaacttGCCAGGAGTGGAGTCTTTCTCAACTGATGCATGTAAAACTAAGAATAATTAGAATAGAAATTTCTTTTTAggagatttattttctttcccagTTTATAATATCCTAACTGGAATTTTCTATGTTCAGATCAGACCTACTTAGTCAGTGGCTGAGTGTGGACTAAAATGTTTATGTTAGAATTATCATTAGACTTCATGAATATTTGTAAAACAGATTTTAAGGGACAAATATGAAACTAAGCCTAATTTTAGGAACTATAGtggatttttaagaattttgggGTGGCCATGCCCCCATGCTTAGCCTACGCACCACCCCTGTACTTAGTATAGAATATCCTATCCTAGATATTTCCTAAATAAAACATTTCTTATTACAAATATTAATTGAGAAATTTGAGAATTATAGTTTTGAGAGCTGTTGTGGTTTCAAATAGCTAATGctattacttcttttttttttgaaaaaattcagttttaagTTTTCATCTATACTCTATATCGTGTGCAGTCGCACCACTATCTGAATGACCTAAtcagaaaaattaattagaatgtcTAAGAAGAATCATAAAAGTAGCAAATTCAGTTTCTAGGCTTTGTTGCATGTACATATAGAATAGGCTGGTTGCTCTCCTAGAAAATGGTTCTAAGGCACCTTATTCCATGCAATTCTTGTGTACACTAAAACCAAATATCAATATGAATGTAAGATGCTTGACTTTGCAACATACCTTTCCGGTCAACGTAATTTTTGCACAAGAGGGGTTCTCAGGGTCTTTCTTTCCACAAGTTCCTAAAGGGTACTCGCTGATAGTAAATGAAGACCTCTGGTCTTGTAATGCATTTTTCGCAGTTGGATCAAGAGTTGTCAAATAAAAGTATGGGATGCCACTACCTTCGCCAGGTAGTCCATCACTAAATGAAACAACATTCCTAAAGCACAAAACAATGCATCAGAGCATGAGAATAACAAGAAAATCCAGAAAAATGGAAATCGATAGATGTGGGAGAAAAACTTACTCAATGATTTTTAGTCCGAGAAATGTGAATATGTTTCACCAtgattgaattatatataaaaaaggagtaTCACCAAAGTTGCCAATCTTAGGTAAAAATGAAAAGTCaaggaaatataaaaatgttcTGTTTATTTTGCTTCTGCTATGTGTTTGATTATACCATGGTTGTTACCAGAGGACGGAACGAAAAGATGGTTGCACCTCGTACTGGTATGGGTAAAAGGAAAACCtagtttttatcatttaatgtaGAAAAGGCACAAAGAAAATCCAGTAAATGTGTGATCAAATGGAAAAGCAAGGGTATAAAATGCTTATAAATGGGTCAAGATGACCAAAGTGATTGACAATCACCAGCAGATTTGTGTCCATCAAGTATGAGTTGAGACAATCTCAAGTCTAACAATTAATTTGAGTAGTATCAGGATCTTGTAATTGTACTAGGAGGAGACTTAAACAAATCAAAGCCCCTCCAAAATATTTGAACCTTTTGCAGTCAGTTTGTCTCTTGAAttgttagaataaaaaataagtctcATGATAACAATGAGAATAATACATTTGGTTAATCCCAGGCAAGAATCCTACCAACACAAAAGTTCAGAAAATGTTAAACCAGGCCCCAAGAAATGGCTATATGTTCCCAAAAGGTCTCAAATTTAAAGGCCTTCACAATCTCGAGGGTCGAGACCCCTGGGCTGGTGCGAAAAAATAGCACAGCTCCCcttttcaaaaacaatcttAATCATCTCAATCATATGAATAAGATCCGATACGAACTGAACCAGAACAGATAATAACAGTAACTTCAACTCTCCTATACATTTCGAGgacaaaatttaatatttcgAAATAAAAGAGCTAGCAGAAATCATAACTCATTCACTTGTATACAATTTGTTTTAGCATTCTCATCCTTCACCAAGAAATAAACATATTGTCAATGTTTCAAAGAGTCCCTTCTGAagaaatcacttaaaaaatgCAGCTCTAATCATAAGAGATTAAGAAAGAACTCTATAGCAAAAGAAATGGCAAAAAATACCCAAATGGTGCTCCTCCCAGATCACTTGAAATGGTACtggaaccaaaaaaacaaaagaaattcacAATCTGAACTTGCCAAAAGCCAAaccatatcaaaatattaaaaaatctaatcagCACAAGCAGTAAGGCAAatgataaataaagaaaaaatccaaCTGAAATAAACTTAAGTAGTGAGGGGGAGAGAAGACATACTTTAAGACACCCCAAGAATTTTGAGAGACCAGCCAACGAGCCGATGCAGCAGGATCATTGGGGTCAGGTTTATTGATTAATAATAACCTTCCCCGCACAGAATCTTGAAAACCGAcaaggaggaagaagagagCATAGAAACAGTGAGTACGGCGTTTGGTACCCATTCTTTCAAGGGAAAAAACCAAGACGAAGACCTTCTGCACAGTGGCTCTGCTCTGTAATCACATACAAAGGGAAAgaggaaggggaaaaaaaaaaggaaaccaaATAATTCGTTGCAGATGATAATTGAACTGTGCTgctgtttgatttttgtttctgaATTATTAAAGTTTCTTACCACATAGGACAAGAAATAAAAGCACAATGACGAATTTACCCTTAATAATAAACTATTAACCGTAGCAGACAAGCCTGACCTGGGGTTGATTTGCAAAGGAATATGGATAATTGGATCAGGATCGGGTCAGTATAGCCGATCATTTTGTTTGGTAATATAACCGAAgccgtgtttttaaaaacattaaaaagaacttttatttaaaattatttttttatattttgatatattaatattaaaaataatttttaaaaaataaaaaaaattatttaaatataattccaaacaaaaattaactgTTACTTACATTCTCAAAACGGTAGCGTTTTCTTTCTATCATTAAAGATACTTTGGGTACTCGAGGAGAGCCGGACCTTCCTTAACAAGGCTTCTGGTATCCATTTTGTA from the Populus nigra chromosome 1, ddPopNigr1.1, whole genome shotgun sequence genome contains:
- the LOC133680619 gene encoding uncharacterized protein LOC133680619 isoform X1 — translated: MGTKRRTHCFYALFFLLVGFQDSVRGRLLLINKPDPNDPAASARWLVSQNSWGVLNTISSDLGGAPFGNVVSFSDGLPGEGSGIPYFYLTTLDPTAKNALQDQRSSFTISEYPLGTCGKKDPENPSCAKITLTGKLKVLKENSKEAELAKSALFAKHPEMRGWPKGHNFQFFKLDIEDIFLINWFGGPKPLTVDQYLHYKV
- the LOC133680619 gene encoding uncharacterized protein LOC133680619 isoform X2; this translates as MGTKRRTHCFYALFFLLVGFQDSVRGRLLLINKPDPNDPAASARWLVSQNSWGVLKNVVSFSDGLPGEGSGIPYFYLTTLDPTAKNALQDQRSSFTISEYPLGTCGKKDPENPSCAKITLTGKLKVLKENSKEAELAKSALFAKHPEMRGWPKGHNFQFFKLDIEDIFLINWFGGPKPLTVDQYLHYKV